The following proteins are encoded in a genomic region of Arachis stenosperma cultivar V10309 chromosome 4, arast.V10309.gnm1.PFL2, whole genome shotgun sequence:
- the LOC130974026 gene encoding ubiquitin receptor RAD23d-like, whose translation MKINVKTLKGTHFEIQVQPQDTVADVKRNIEREQGAEVYPAAQQMLIHQGKVLKDDTTLEDNKVAENSFVVIMLSKSKVSSGEASTASPASAKQAAEPASSLPPTSLPSTTSQPPASTVGQGVSNSEQNPVTTPASDVAGIYGQAASNLISGSNLESTIQQILDMGGGSWDRDTVIRALRAAFNNPERAVEYLYSGIPEQAEVPAVARTPAIGQAANPSGEAQGQAQVAPTGGPNTNPLNLFPQGIPDMGANENAGDLDFLRNSQQFQALRAMVQANPQILQPMLQELGRQNPHLMQLIQEHQADFLRLINEPDGEENLPSELASAVPQTITVTPEENEAIQRLQDMGFDRDLVLEVFFACNKNEDLAANYLLDHQNEFED comes from the exons ATGAAGATTAACGTGAAGACCCTTAAAGGAACTCACTTTGAAATCCAAGTGCAACCCCAAGACACG GTTGCTGATGTAAAGAGAAATATAGAGAGAGAACAAGGTGCTGAAGTTTATCCAGCTGCACAACAAATGCTTATTCATCAGGGGAAAGTGCTTAAGGATGACACAACTCTTGAAGACAATAAAGTTGCTGAGAATAGTTTTGTGGTGATCATGCTATCTAAG AGCAAGGTATCATCAGGCGAAGCCTCAACTGCATCACCTGCATCCGCAAAACAG GCAGCTGAACCGGCGAGTTCTTTGCCTCCCACTTCATTGCCATCCACAACATCTCAACCTCCTGCTTCAACTGTAGGACA GGGAGTATCCAATTCTGAGCAAAATCCTGTTACAACTCCTGCCAG TGATGTGGCCGGCATTTATGGCCAAGCAGCATCAAACCTCATTTCAGGAAGCAATTTAGAATCGACTATTCAACAGATTCTAGACATGGGGGGAGGTAGTTGGGATCGAGATACTGTTATCCGTGCTCTTCGTGCAGCGTTTAACAATCCTGAAAGAGCTGTTGAGTATCTCTATTCG GGCATTCCTGAACAAGCTGAAGTACCAGCAGTTGCCAGAACCCCCGCTATTGGGCAGGCAGCAAACCCTTCAGGTGAGGCTCAGGGTCAAGCTCAGGTTGCACCTACTGGTGGGCCCAACACCAACCCACTCAACCTCTTTCCCCAG GGTATTCCCGATATGGGTGCAAATGAAAATGCGGGCGACTTGGATTTCCTGCGGAACAGTCAACAG TTCCAAGCCCTGAGAGCGATGGTGCAAGCAAATCCCCAGATTTTGCAG CCCATGCTTCAGGAATTGGGTAGACAAAATCCACACCTAATGCAGCTTATCCAAGAGCATCAGGCTGATTTCTTACGCTTGATAAATGAACCTGATGGAGAAGA GAATCTACCAAGTGAGTTGGCTTCTGCAGTGCCCCAGACCATCACTGTCACCCCAGAAGAGAATGAGGCTATTCAAAGG CTTCAAGATATGGGATTTGATAGAGATCTTGTGTTGGAGGTGTTCTTTGCATGCAACAAAAACGAGGACCTGGCAGCCAACTATCTTTTGGATCACCAGAATGAATTTGAAGACTAA
- the LOC130974027 gene encoding UPF0329 protein ECU05_1680/ECU11_0050, with protein MATRHALFRSSSSSAASAAIVRSFATTSHHNNHRQNHKFLDSNTFLGSWQPPKDPKEAEAKLAMLRRDYAKQMKEVRKQYIHEMELLQIEKQRKDEARREALRVANEERKKLKAEAAQIRAQERKIAQQEFRETLLKERAEKLENWRMKVKKHGEKMAEKKELLRRQSSMWIDEANLEAQILESIVSFR; from the exons ATGGCGACTCGTCACGCTCTCTTCCGTTCCTCATCCTCCTCCGCCGCCTCCGCTGCCATTGTTCGGTCGTTCGCCACTACCTCGCACCACAACAACCACCGCCAGAACCACAAGTTCCTGGATTCCAATACCTTCCTCGGAAGCTGGCAGCCTCCGAAGGACCCGAAGGAGGCTGAGGCGAAGCTGGCGATGCTCCGAAGGGACTACGCGAAGCAGATGAAGGAGGTTCGGAAGCAGTACATCCACGAAATGGAGCTGCTTCAGATCGAGAAGCAGCGCAAGGACGAAGCTCGCAGAGAAGCCCTTAGAGTTGCCAATGAGGAGCGCAAGAAGCTCAAGGCCGAAGCTGCGCAAATCAGGGCTCAGGAGCGCAAGATCGCACAACAAGAATTCAGAGAAACACTC TTAAAAGAAAGAGCTGAGAAACTTGAAAATTGGAGGATGAAGGTCAAAAAGCATGGTGAGAAGATGGCAGAAAAGAAAGAGTTATTGCGTCGACAAAGCTCAATGTGGATCGATGAAGCTAATCTTGAGGCACAAATATTGGAATCCATCGTTTCCTTTCGCTGA